From Myxococcota bacterium, a single genomic window includes:
- a CDS encoding MaoC family dehydratase, giving the protein MAGLTFDEFRVGQKFEHQPGRTVTETDNLLFSALTLNPQPLHLDAEFAKTSHFGQRLVNSIFTLGLVVGQSVGDTTLGTTVGNLGFEKVEFPKPVFIGDTVTAHTEVLEKRESKSRPEWGVVVFEHRGLNQRGEVVAVCRRAAMMLKKRP; this is encoded by the coding sequence ATGGCGGGTCTCACCTTCGACGAGTTCCGGGTCGGCCAGAAGTTCGAGCACCAGCCGGGCCGCACGGTCACCGAGACCGACAACCTGTTGTTCTCGGCGCTCACGCTGAACCCGCAGCCGCTGCACCTCGATGCCGAGTTCGCCAAGACGAGTCACTTCGGACAGCGCCTGGTGAACTCGATCTTCACGCTGGGGCTGGTGGTGGGTCAGTCCGTGGGAGACACCACGCTCGGCACGACCGTGGGCAACCTGGGCTTCGAGAAAGTCGAGTTCCCCAAGCCCGTCTTCATCGGCGACACGGTCACCGCGCACACCGAGGTGCTCGAGAAGCGGGAGTCGAAGTCACGCCCCGAGTGGGGGGTCGTGGTGTTCGAACACCGCGGGCTGAACCAGCGCGGCGAGGTGGTGGCCGTGTGCCGCCGCGCCGCGATGATGCTGAAGAAGAGACCCTGA